From Molothrus ater isolate BHLD 08-10-18 breed brown headed cowbird chromosome 8, BPBGC_Mater_1.1, whole genome shotgun sequence, a single genomic window includes:
- the POLR3A gene encoding DNA-directed RNA polymerase III subunit RPC1 isoform X1, producing the protein MVKEQFRETDVAKKISHICFGMKSPEEMRQQAHIQVVSKNLYSQDNHHSPLQYGVLDHRMGTSEKDRPCETCGKSLADCLGHYGYIDLELPCFHVGYFKAVIGILQMICKTCCRIMLSVEEKKQFLDYLKRPGLTYLQKRGLKKKVSEKCRKKNTCPYCGAFNGTVKKCGLLKIIHEKYKTNKKVVDPVVSTFLQSFETAIEYNKEVEPLLGRAQENLNPLVVLNLFKRIPVEDIPLLLMNPQAGKPSDLILTRLLVPPLCIRPSVVSDLKSGTNEDDLTMKLTEIIFLNDVIKKHRISGAKTQMIMEDWDFLQLQCALYINSELSGIPLNMAPKKWTRGFVQRLKGKQGRFRGNLSGKRVDFSGRTVISPDPNLRIDEVAVPIHVAKILTFPEKVNKANINFMRKLVCNGPDVHPGANFIQQRHTQMKRFLKYGNREKMAQELKFGDIVERHLIDGDIVLFNRQPSLHKLSIMAHIARVKPHRTFRFNECVCTPYNADFDGDEMNLHLPQTEEAKAEALVLMGTKANLVTPRNGEPLIAAIQDFLTGAYLLTLKDTFFDRAKACQIIASILVGKDEKVKVRLPPPAILKPVTLWTGKQVFSLILKPSDDCPVKANLRTKGKQYCGKGEDLCYNDSYVTIQNSELMSGSMDKGTLGSGSKNNIFYILLRDWGQVEAADAMSRLARLAPVYLSNRGFSIGIGDVTPGQGLLKAKYELLNAGYKKCDEYIEALNTGKLQQQPGCTAEETLEALILKELSVIRDHAGSACLRELDKSNSPLIMALCGSKGSFINISQMIACVGQQAISGSRVPDGFENRSLPHFEKHSKLPAAKGFVANSFYSGLTPTEFFFHTMAGREGLVDTAVKTAETGYMQRRLVKSLEDLCSQYDLTVRSSTGDIIQFIYGGDGLDPAAMEGKDEPLEFKRVLDNIRAVYPCRSEPALSKNELVLTSESIMKKNEFLCCQDSFLQTLTETGYEKYNEEIKKFIKGVSEKIKKTRDKYGINDNGTTEPRVLYQLDRITPTQLEKFLETCRDKYMRAQMEPGSAVGALCAQSIGEPGTQMTLKTFHFAGVASMNITLGVPRIKEIINASKAISTPIITAQLDKDDDPDFARLVKGRIEKTLLGEISEYIEEVFLPDDCFILVKLSLERIRLLRLEVNAETVRYSICVSKLRVKPGDVAVHGEAVVCVTPRENSKSSMYYVLQSLKEDLPKVVVQGIPEVSRAVIHVDEQSGKEKYKLLVEGDNLRAVMATHGVKGTKTSSNNTYEVEKTLGIEAARTTIINEIQYTMVNHGMSIDRRHVMLLSDLMTYKGEVLGITRFGLAKMKESVLMLASFEKTADHLFDAAYFGQKDSVCGVSECIIMGIPMNIGTGLFKLLHKADKESTPPRRPLIFDHNEFHIPIIT; encoded by the exons atGGTGAAGGAGCAGTTCAGGGAGACCGATGTGGCCAAGAAAAT AAGCCACATCTGTTTTGGCATGAAATCTCCAGAAGAGATGCGTCAGCAAGCTCACATTCAAGTGGTCAGCAAGAATTTGTATAGTCAGGACAACCATCACTCTCCGCTGCAGTATGGAGTACTGGACCATCGCATG GGAACCAGTGAAAAAGACCGTCCCTGTGAAACCTGCGGCAAGAGTCTGGCTGACTGTTTAGGGCATTATGGGTACATTGACTTAGAACTACCCTGTTTTCATGTTGGGTACTTCAAAGCTGTGATAGGCATCTTACAG ATGATCTGCAAAACCTGTTGCCGCATCATGCTgtcagtggaagaaaaaaagcagtttttagaTTACCTAAAACGACCTGGCCTTACTTATCTTCAGAAGAGagggctgaaaaaaaaagtgtctgaGAAGTGCCGAAAGAAAAACACTTGTCCTTATTGTGGGGCCTTTAATG GAACTGTGAAGAAGTGTGGTTTGTTGAAGATAATACATGAAAAGTACAAGACAAATAAGAAAGTTGTAGATCCAGTGGTATCTACTTTTCTCCAGTCCTTTGAAACTGCCATTGAATATAACAAAGAAGTAGAACCCTTACTGGGAAGAGCTCAG GAAAACTTGAATCCTTTGGTAGTATTGAACCTCTTCAAAAGAATCCCAGTGGAAGACATTCCTCTACTTCTAATGAACCCACAAGCAGGTAAACCTTCAGATTTGATCCTCACACGACTCCTGGTGCCTCCACTGTGTATCAGACCCTCTGTGGTGAGCGATTTGAAGTCTGGCACCAATGAGGACGATTTGACAATGAAACTGACCGAGATCATTTTCCTCAATGATGTGATAAAAAAG CATAGGATATCAGGAGCCAAAACACAGATGATTATGGAAGACTGGGATTTTCTTCAACTGCAGTGTGCCCTGTACATTAATAGTGAGCTCTCTGGCATACCCCTCAACATGGCACCTAAAAAATGGACCAGAGGTTTTGTTCAGAGACTTAAGGGAAAGCAag gtCGGTTTAGAGGCAATCTGTCTGGAAAGAGAGTGGATTTTTCTGGCAGAACAGTCATTTCACCTGATCCAAACTTGAGAATAGATGAAGTAGCAGTGCCTATTCATGTTGCTAAAATATTGACCTTTCCTGAAAAG GTGAACaaagcaaatattaattttatgaGGAAACTTGTCTGCAATGGTCCTGATGTTCATCCTGGAGCAAACTTCATACAGCAAAGGCACACCCAAATGAAAAG ATTTTTGAAGTATGGGAACCGAGAGAAGATGGCCCAGGAGCTGAAGTTTGGTGACATTGTGGAGCGCCATCTGATCGATGGTGACATCGTCCTGTTCAACAGGCAGCCCTCTCTGCACAAGCTGAGCATCATGGCCCACATT gCTAGAGTCAAACCTCATAGGACATTCAGGTTCAATGAATGTGTCTGTACACCATACAATGCAGACTTCGATGGAGATGAGATGAACCTTCACCTTCCTCAGACAgaagaagcaaaagcagaagcacTTGTTTTAATGGGG ACTAAAGCAAACTTGGTAACACCTAGAAATGGAGAGCCTCTTATTGCTGCTATTCAAGATTTCCTCACAG GTGCTTATCTTCTTACATTAAAAGATACCTTTTTTGATCGAGCCAAAGCCTGTCAAATTATTGCATCTATTCTGGTTGGCAAGGATGAAAAGGTCAAAGTTCGCCTTCCACCCCCAGCAATTCTGAAG cCTGTAACACTCTGGACAGGAAAACAGGTTTTCAGCCTCATCCTCAAACCCAGTGATGATTGTCCTGTAAAAGCCAACCTACGAACCAAGGGCAAACAGTATTGTGGCAAAGGGGAGGACCTGTGCTACAATGATTCTT ATGTCACAATTCAAAACAGCGAGTTAATGAGTGGCAGTATGGACAAAGGAACACTGGGGTCAGGATCCAAGAACAACATCTTCTACATCTTGCTGAGAGACTGGGGCCAGGTGGAAGCTGCAGATGCCATGTCACGTCTGGCCAGACTTGCTCCAGTCTATCTTT CTAATCGTGGCTTTTCAATTGGAATTGGTGATGTAACCCCTGGGCAGGGCCTGCTAAAAGCTAAGTATGAGCTCCTGAATGCTGGCTATAAGAAATGTGATGAGTATATTGAAGCTCTGAACACTGGCAAgctacagcagcagcctggttGTACTGCTGAAGAGACACTAGAG GCTTTAATCCTTAAAGAACTGTCTGTTATCAGAGATcatgctggcagtgcctgtcTCAGAGAACTGGACAAGAGCAACAGTCCCCTGATCATGGCTCTCTGTGGTTCTAAAG GCTCCTTCATTAACATATCCCAGATGATTGCTTGTGTAGGGCAGCAGGCTATCAGTGGGTCCCGTGTTCCTGATGGGTTTGAGAACAGGTCTTTGCCTCACTTCGAGAAGCATTCTAAG ctccctgcagcaaaAGGCTTTGTTGCCAACAGCTTCTATTCTGGGTTGACTCCCACAGAATTCTTTTTCCACACAATGGCTGGTCGAGAAGGTCTGGTGGATACAGCTGTAAAAACAGCTGAAACTGGGTATATGCAG agacGTCTGGTAAAATCCCTTGAAGATCTTTGCTCACAATATGATTTAACAGTCAGAAGTTCTACTGGTGACATTATACAGTTTATTTATGGAGGAGATGGCTTGGATCCTGCAGCTATGGAAGGGAAGGATGAACCACTGGAGTTCAAGAGAGTTCTAGACAATATCAGG gCTGTCTATCCGTGCCGCAGTGAACCAGCCCTTAGCAAAAATGAATTGGTGTTAACATCTGAGTCTATCATGAAGAAGAATGAATTTCTTTGCTGCCAAGACAGTTTTCTGCAG ACATTAACTGAGACAGgttatgaaaaatataatgag gaaattaaaaaattcatcAAAGGTGTTTctgagaagataaaaaaaactAGGGACAAGTATGGAATTAATGACAATGGCACAACAGAG CCAAGAGTTTTATATCAGTTGGATAGGATTACTCCAACACAACTAGAGAAGTTTCTAGAGACTTGTAGAGACAAATACATGAG gGCACAGATGGAGCCTGGTTCTGCAGTAGGAGCTCTTTGTGCCCAGAGCATTGGTGAGCCTGGCACACAGATGACTCTGAAGACTTTCCATTTTGCTGGTGTTGCTTCAATGAACATTACTTTGGGTGTGCCAAGAATCAAAGAAATCATTAATGCTTCAAAGGCTATTAG CACCCCTATTATAACAGCACAGTTGGACAAAGATGATGATCCTGATTTTGCCCGTCTGGTTAAAGGAAGAATTGAGAAAACTTTGTTAGGAGAG ATTTCTGAATATATTGAGGAAGTGTTTCTTCCAGATGACTGTTTCATCCTAGTGAAGCTGTCTTTAGAGCGCATTAGGCTGCTGAGATTAGAG GTGAATGCCGAGACTGTACGCTACTCGATTTGCGTCTCCAAGCTCAGAGTGAAGCCTGGGGATGTTGCTGTGCATGGAGAAGCAGTTGTGTGTGTGACCCCTCGTGAAAATAGCAAGAGTTCCATGTATTATGTCTTGCAGTCCCTCAAGGAAGACCTACCAAAG gtTGTAGTGCAAGGCATACCAGAGGTTTCCCGAGCTGTCATTCACGTTGATGAACAAAGTGGAAAGGAGAAATACAAGCTTCTGGTTGAAGGTGATAATCTACGAGCTGTTATGGCTACTCATGGAGtgaaaggaacaaaaacatCCTCTAACAACACTTATGAG GTAGAGAAAACTCTGGGAATTGAAGCTGCTCGGACAACCATTATCAATGAGATTCAGTACACGATGGTGAACCATGGCATGAGCATTGACAGGCGACATGTCATGTTATTGTCTGATCTAATGACTTACAAG GGTGAAGTTCTGGGCATTACCAGGTTTGGACTGgcaaaaatgaaggaaagtgTGTTGATGCTGGCTTCTTTTGAAAAGACTGCAGACCATCTCTTTGATGCTGCCTACTTTGGACAGAAGGATTCTGTTTGTG gtGTTTCTGAGTGCATCATCATGGGAATTCCAATGAATATTGGAACAGGTCTCTTTAAACTGTTACACAAAGCGGACAAAGAGTCAACCCCTCCCAGGCGGCCTCTGATATTTGATCATAATGAATTTCATATTCCCATTATTACATAG
- the RPS24 gene encoding 40S ribosomal protein S24 isoform X1, translated as MNDTVTIRTRKFMTNRLLQRKQMVIDVLHPGKATVPKTEIREKLAKMYKTTPDVIFVFGFRTHFGGGKTTGFGMIYDSLDYAKKNEPKHRLARHGLYEKKKTSRKQRKERKNRMKKVRGTAKANVGAGKKKVNCVLYSLSSAQ; from the exons ATG AATGACACAGTGACCATCAGAACCAGGAAGTTCATGACCAACAGACTTCTGCAGCGCAAGCAGATG GTCATTGATGTTCTTCATCCTGGGAAGGCTACAGTCCCCAAAACAGAAATCAGGGAAAAGCTGGCAAAAATGTACAAGACAACCCCTGATGTAATTTTCGTCTTTGGCTTCAGAACTCACTTTGGTGGTGGCAAGACAACAGGTTTTGGCATGATCTATGATTCCCTGGACTATGCAAAGAAAAACGAACCAAAGCACAGGCTTGCCAGG CACGGCTTGTATGAAAAGAAGAAGACTTCCAGGAAGCAGCGAAAAGAGCGTAAGAACAGAATGAAGAAAGTCAGGGGCACAGCCAAGGCAAATGTTGGTGCTGGCAAGAAG AAGGTAAACTGTGTGTTGTATAGCTTGTCATCAGCTCAGTAG
- the RPS24 gene encoding 40S ribosomal protein S24 isoform X2: MNDTVTIRTRKFMTNRLLQRKQMVIDVLHPGKATVPKTEIREKLAKMYKTTPDVIFVFGFRTHFGGGKTTGFGMIYDSLDYAKKNEPKHRLARHGLYEKKKTSRKQRKERKNRMKKVRGTAKANVGAGKKK, from the exons ATG AATGACACAGTGACCATCAGAACCAGGAAGTTCATGACCAACAGACTTCTGCAGCGCAAGCAGATG GTCATTGATGTTCTTCATCCTGGGAAGGCTACAGTCCCCAAAACAGAAATCAGGGAAAAGCTGGCAAAAATGTACAAGACAACCCCTGATGTAATTTTCGTCTTTGGCTTCAGAACTCACTTTGGTGGTGGCAAGACAACAGGTTTTGGCATGATCTATGATTCCCTGGACTATGCAAAGAAAAACGAACCAAAGCACAGGCTTGCCAGG CACGGCTTGTATGAAAAGAAGAAGACTTCCAGGAAGCAGCGAAAAGAGCGTAAGAACAGAATGAAGAAAGTCAGGGGCACAGCCAAGGCAAATGTTGGTGCTGGCAAGAAG AAATGA
- the RPS24 gene encoding 40S ribosomal protein S24 isoform X3 has product MNDTVTIRTRKFMTNRLLQRKQMVIDVLHPGKATVPKTEIREKLAKMYKTTPDVIFVFGFRTHFGGGKTTGFGMIYDSLDYAKKNEPKHRLARHGLYEKKKTSRKQRKERKNRMKKVRGTAKANVGAGKK; this is encoded by the exons ATG AATGACACAGTGACCATCAGAACCAGGAAGTTCATGACCAACAGACTTCTGCAGCGCAAGCAGATG GTCATTGATGTTCTTCATCCTGGGAAGGCTACAGTCCCCAAAACAGAAATCAGGGAAAAGCTGGCAAAAATGTACAAGACAACCCCTGATGTAATTTTCGTCTTTGGCTTCAGAACTCACTTTGGTGGTGGCAAGACAACAGGTTTTGGCATGATCTATGATTCCCTGGACTATGCAAAGAAAAACGAACCAAAGCACAGGCTTGCCAGG CACGGCTTGTATGAAAAGAAGAAGACTTCCAGGAAGCAGCGAAAAGAGCGTAAGAACAGAATGAAGAAAGTCAGGGGCACAGCCAAGGCAAATGTTGGTGCTGGCAAGAAG
- the POLR3A gene encoding DNA-directed RNA polymerase III subunit RPC1 isoform X2 has protein sequence MVKEQFRETDVAKKISHICFGMKSPEEMRQQAHIQVVSKNLYSQDNHHSPLQYGVLDHRMGTSEKDRPCETCGKSLADCLGHYGYIDLELPCFHVGYFKAVIGILQMICKTCCRIMLSVEEKKQFLDYLKRPGLTYLQKRGLKKKVSEKCRKKNTCPYCGAFNGTVKKCGLLKIIHEKYKTNKKVVDPVVSTFLQSFETAIEYNKEVEPLLGRAQENLNPLVVLNLFKRIPVEDIPLLLMNPQAGKPSDLILTRLLVPPLCIRPSVVSDLKSGTNEDDLTMKLTEIIFLNDVIKKHRISGAKTQMIMEDWDFLQLQCALYINSELSGIPLNMAPKKWTRGFVQRLKGKQGRFRGNLSGKRVDFSGRTVISPDPNLRIDEVAVPIHVAKILTFPEKVNKANINFMRKLVCNGPDVHPGANFIQQRHTQMKRFLKYGNREKMAQELKFGDIVERHLIDGDIVLFNRQPSLHKLSIMAHIARVKPHRTFRFNECVCTPYNADFDGDEMNLHLPQTEEAKAEALVLMGTKANLVTPRNGEPLIAAIQDFLTGAYLLTLKDTFFDRAKACQIIASILVGKDEKVKVRLPPPAILKPVTLWTGKQVFSLILKPSDDCPVKANLRTKGKQYCGKGEDLCYNDSYVTIQNSELMSGSMDKGTLGSGSKNNIFYILLRDWGQVEAADAMSRLARLAPVYLSNRGFSIGIGDVTPGQGLLKAKYELLNAGYKKCDEYIEALNTGKLQQQPGCTAEETLEALILKELSVIRDHAGSACLRELDKSNSPLIMALCGSKGSFINISQMIACVGQQAISGSRVPDGFENRSLPHFEKHSKLPAAKGFVANSFYSGLTPTEFFFHTMAGREGLVDTAVKTAETGYMQRRLVKSLEDLCSQYDLTVRSSTGDIIQFIYGGDGLDPAAMEGKDEPLEFKRVLDNIRAVYPCRSEPALSKNELVLTSESIMKKNEFLCCQDSFLQEIKKFIKGVSEKIKKTRDKYGINDNGTTEPRVLYQLDRITPTQLEKFLETCRDKYMRAQMEPGSAVGALCAQSIGEPGTQMTLKTFHFAGVASMNITLGVPRIKEIINASKAISTPIITAQLDKDDDPDFARLVKGRIEKTLLGEISEYIEEVFLPDDCFILVKLSLERIRLLRLEVNAETVRYSICVSKLRVKPGDVAVHGEAVVCVTPRENSKSSMYYVLQSLKEDLPKVVVQGIPEVSRAVIHVDEQSGKEKYKLLVEGDNLRAVMATHGVKGTKTSSNNTYEVEKTLGIEAARTTIINEIQYTMVNHGMSIDRRHVMLLSDLMTYKGEVLGITRFGLAKMKESVLMLASFEKTADHLFDAAYFGQKDSVCGVSECIIMGIPMNIGTGLFKLLHKADKESTPPRRPLIFDHNEFHIPIIT, from the exons atGGTGAAGGAGCAGTTCAGGGAGACCGATGTGGCCAAGAAAAT AAGCCACATCTGTTTTGGCATGAAATCTCCAGAAGAGATGCGTCAGCAAGCTCACATTCAAGTGGTCAGCAAGAATTTGTATAGTCAGGACAACCATCACTCTCCGCTGCAGTATGGAGTACTGGACCATCGCATG GGAACCAGTGAAAAAGACCGTCCCTGTGAAACCTGCGGCAAGAGTCTGGCTGACTGTTTAGGGCATTATGGGTACATTGACTTAGAACTACCCTGTTTTCATGTTGGGTACTTCAAAGCTGTGATAGGCATCTTACAG ATGATCTGCAAAACCTGTTGCCGCATCATGCTgtcagtggaagaaaaaaagcagtttttagaTTACCTAAAACGACCTGGCCTTACTTATCTTCAGAAGAGagggctgaaaaaaaaagtgtctgaGAAGTGCCGAAAGAAAAACACTTGTCCTTATTGTGGGGCCTTTAATG GAACTGTGAAGAAGTGTGGTTTGTTGAAGATAATACATGAAAAGTACAAGACAAATAAGAAAGTTGTAGATCCAGTGGTATCTACTTTTCTCCAGTCCTTTGAAACTGCCATTGAATATAACAAAGAAGTAGAACCCTTACTGGGAAGAGCTCAG GAAAACTTGAATCCTTTGGTAGTATTGAACCTCTTCAAAAGAATCCCAGTGGAAGACATTCCTCTACTTCTAATGAACCCACAAGCAGGTAAACCTTCAGATTTGATCCTCACACGACTCCTGGTGCCTCCACTGTGTATCAGACCCTCTGTGGTGAGCGATTTGAAGTCTGGCACCAATGAGGACGATTTGACAATGAAACTGACCGAGATCATTTTCCTCAATGATGTGATAAAAAAG CATAGGATATCAGGAGCCAAAACACAGATGATTATGGAAGACTGGGATTTTCTTCAACTGCAGTGTGCCCTGTACATTAATAGTGAGCTCTCTGGCATACCCCTCAACATGGCACCTAAAAAATGGACCAGAGGTTTTGTTCAGAGACTTAAGGGAAAGCAag gtCGGTTTAGAGGCAATCTGTCTGGAAAGAGAGTGGATTTTTCTGGCAGAACAGTCATTTCACCTGATCCAAACTTGAGAATAGATGAAGTAGCAGTGCCTATTCATGTTGCTAAAATATTGACCTTTCCTGAAAAG GTGAACaaagcaaatattaattttatgaGGAAACTTGTCTGCAATGGTCCTGATGTTCATCCTGGAGCAAACTTCATACAGCAAAGGCACACCCAAATGAAAAG ATTTTTGAAGTATGGGAACCGAGAGAAGATGGCCCAGGAGCTGAAGTTTGGTGACATTGTGGAGCGCCATCTGATCGATGGTGACATCGTCCTGTTCAACAGGCAGCCCTCTCTGCACAAGCTGAGCATCATGGCCCACATT gCTAGAGTCAAACCTCATAGGACATTCAGGTTCAATGAATGTGTCTGTACACCATACAATGCAGACTTCGATGGAGATGAGATGAACCTTCACCTTCCTCAGACAgaagaagcaaaagcagaagcacTTGTTTTAATGGGG ACTAAAGCAAACTTGGTAACACCTAGAAATGGAGAGCCTCTTATTGCTGCTATTCAAGATTTCCTCACAG GTGCTTATCTTCTTACATTAAAAGATACCTTTTTTGATCGAGCCAAAGCCTGTCAAATTATTGCATCTATTCTGGTTGGCAAGGATGAAAAGGTCAAAGTTCGCCTTCCACCCCCAGCAATTCTGAAG cCTGTAACACTCTGGACAGGAAAACAGGTTTTCAGCCTCATCCTCAAACCCAGTGATGATTGTCCTGTAAAAGCCAACCTACGAACCAAGGGCAAACAGTATTGTGGCAAAGGGGAGGACCTGTGCTACAATGATTCTT ATGTCACAATTCAAAACAGCGAGTTAATGAGTGGCAGTATGGACAAAGGAACACTGGGGTCAGGATCCAAGAACAACATCTTCTACATCTTGCTGAGAGACTGGGGCCAGGTGGAAGCTGCAGATGCCATGTCACGTCTGGCCAGACTTGCTCCAGTCTATCTTT CTAATCGTGGCTTTTCAATTGGAATTGGTGATGTAACCCCTGGGCAGGGCCTGCTAAAAGCTAAGTATGAGCTCCTGAATGCTGGCTATAAGAAATGTGATGAGTATATTGAAGCTCTGAACACTGGCAAgctacagcagcagcctggttGTACTGCTGAAGAGACACTAGAG GCTTTAATCCTTAAAGAACTGTCTGTTATCAGAGATcatgctggcagtgcctgtcTCAGAGAACTGGACAAGAGCAACAGTCCCCTGATCATGGCTCTCTGTGGTTCTAAAG GCTCCTTCATTAACATATCCCAGATGATTGCTTGTGTAGGGCAGCAGGCTATCAGTGGGTCCCGTGTTCCTGATGGGTTTGAGAACAGGTCTTTGCCTCACTTCGAGAAGCATTCTAAG ctccctgcagcaaaAGGCTTTGTTGCCAACAGCTTCTATTCTGGGTTGACTCCCACAGAATTCTTTTTCCACACAATGGCTGGTCGAGAAGGTCTGGTGGATACAGCTGTAAAAACAGCTGAAACTGGGTATATGCAG agacGTCTGGTAAAATCCCTTGAAGATCTTTGCTCACAATATGATTTAACAGTCAGAAGTTCTACTGGTGACATTATACAGTTTATTTATGGAGGAGATGGCTTGGATCCTGCAGCTATGGAAGGGAAGGATGAACCACTGGAGTTCAAGAGAGTTCTAGACAATATCAGG gCTGTCTATCCGTGCCGCAGTGAACCAGCCCTTAGCAAAAATGAATTGGTGTTAACATCTGAGTCTATCATGAAGAAGAATGAATTTCTTTGCTGCCAAGACAGTTTTCTGCAG gaaattaaaaaattcatcAAAGGTGTTTctgagaagataaaaaaaactAGGGACAAGTATGGAATTAATGACAATGGCACAACAGAG CCAAGAGTTTTATATCAGTTGGATAGGATTACTCCAACACAACTAGAGAAGTTTCTAGAGACTTGTAGAGACAAATACATGAG gGCACAGATGGAGCCTGGTTCTGCAGTAGGAGCTCTTTGTGCCCAGAGCATTGGTGAGCCTGGCACACAGATGACTCTGAAGACTTTCCATTTTGCTGGTGTTGCTTCAATGAACATTACTTTGGGTGTGCCAAGAATCAAAGAAATCATTAATGCTTCAAAGGCTATTAG CACCCCTATTATAACAGCACAGTTGGACAAAGATGATGATCCTGATTTTGCCCGTCTGGTTAAAGGAAGAATTGAGAAAACTTTGTTAGGAGAG ATTTCTGAATATATTGAGGAAGTGTTTCTTCCAGATGACTGTTTCATCCTAGTGAAGCTGTCTTTAGAGCGCATTAGGCTGCTGAGATTAGAG GTGAATGCCGAGACTGTACGCTACTCGATTTGCGTCTCCAAGCTCAGAGTGAAGCCTGGGGATGTTGCTGTGCATGGAGAAGCAGTTGTGTGTGTGACCCCTCGTGAAAATAGCAAGAGTTCCATGTATTATGTCTTGCAGTCCCTCAAGGAAGACCTACCAAAG gtTGTAGTGCAAGGCATACCAGAGGTTTCCCGAGCTGTCATTCACGTTGATGAACAAAGTGGAAAGGAGAAATACAAGCTTCTGGTTGAAGGTGATAATCTACGAGCTGTTATGGCTACTCATGGAGtgaaaggaacaaaaacatCCTCTAACAACACTTATGAG GTAGAGAAAACTCTGGGAATTGAAGCTGCTCGGACAACCATTATCAATGAGATTCAGTACACGATGGTGAACCATGGCATGAGCATTGACAGGCGACATGTCATGTTATTGTCTGATCTAATGACTTACAAG GGTGAAGTTCTGGGCATTACCAGGTTTGGACTGgcaaaaatgaaggaaagtgTGTTGATGCTGGCTTCTTTTGAAAAGACTGCAGACCATCTCTTTGATGCTGCCTACTTTGGACAGAAGGATTCTGTTTGTG gtGTTTCTGAGTGCATCATCATGGGAATTCCAATGAATATTGGAACAGGTCTCTTTAAACTGTTACACAAAGCGGACAAAGAGTCAACCCCTCCCAGGCGGCCTCTGATATTTGATCATAATGAATTTCATATTCCCATTATTACATAG